The sequence TTGTGATGATTTTCGATGAGTGTCACCGCTCTCAGTTTGGTAGTATGCATCAGGCCATTACAAAGAGCTTTAAGAATTACCATATTTTCGGATTTACCGGAACACCGATTTTTGCTACAAATTCCAATTCAGGGGGGAACCCACTATTTCGGACAACAGAGCAGGCCTTTGGTGAGAAACTGCACACCTATACCATTGTGGATGCAATTAATGACAGGAATGTATTACCTTTCAGAATAGATTTTATCAATACCATCAAGATGCCGGAGCAAATCCAGGATAAAAAAGTCTATAATATAGACCGTGAGAAAGCTTTGGCTGACCCACAGCGAATTAGTGAAATTGTTTCTTATGTTCTCGAACATTTTGATCAAAAAACCAAGCGCAGTAGCTTTTATACAATTTCTGCAAAGTGGGAGGAAACGGACAAACAAAATCCAAAGAAAAGGGTAGAGAAGCGTGAAACAAGGCTTGTTGCGGGTTTTAATTCTATATTTGCTGCTGCATCTATCCCAATGGCAATCAAGTATTACAATGAATTTAAAAACCAAATAAAAGAAAAGAACCGTAATCTAATTATAGCCACTATTTTTAGTTTTAGTCCCAACGAGGAAGAACCTGGTGGTTTATTGCCAGACGAGGATTTTAACATGGGAAATCTTGACCAGAGCTCAAGGGATTTTTTAGAGTCAGCTATCAAAGATTACAATACAACTTTCAACACAAATTATGATACCTCAGCGGACAAATTCCAAAACTACTATAAAGACTTATCTCTACGTACAAAAAACCGAGAGATCGATATATTAATTGTCGTGAATATGTTTCTTACGGGTTTTGATGCCACTACCCTCAATACTCTTTGGGTAGATAAAAATTTAAGACAACATGGACTCATTCAAGCATTTTCAAGAACAAACCGTATTTTAAACAGTGTTAAGACCTACGGAAATATCGTTTGTTTCAGGGATTTAAAAGAAGAAACAGACAAGGCGCTTGCCCTTTTCGGCAATAAGGATGCAAAAAGTATTGTTCTTCTAAAAACATATCATGACTACTATAATGGCTATGATGAAAAAGGGGAGCATAAGCCGGGCTATAAAGAGCTGATTGAAACCCTTACTACACAGTATCCCCTCGGACAAACTATAACTGGTGAAGATGCCCAAAAGGAATTTATACGTCTGTATGGAGCTATCCTCAGACTTAAGAATATTCTTACTGCTTTCGATGACTTTGAAGGAAACGAAATTTTGCCCGAAAGAGATTTTCAGGATTACCAGAGTACTTATATTGACCTATATCAGGAATACAGAAAAGGGACTGATAGTGACAAGGAAACCATTAATGATGATATTGTCTTTGAGATAGAACTAATCCGTCAGATTGAGGTAAACATTGATTATATCTTAATGCTTGTGGCCAAATACCAAGAATCCAACTGCAAGGATAAAACCATTCTTACAACCATTGACAAGGCAATTAATTCAAGCATTGAACTTCGTAGCAAAAAAGAACTTATTGAAGACTTTATAAAGCAAGTTAATGTTACAACAAAAGTAGATGAAGAATGGCAAAAATTTTTGTATAAACGCAAAGAAGAAGATATTACAGCAATTATCGAAGAAGAAAAATTAAAACCTGAAGAAACCAGACGTTTCGTTGACAATGCTTTTCGGGATGGAATGCTTAAAACAACTGGTACAGCTATTGATAAAATCATGCCTCCCGTATCTCTCTTTAGTGGTGATCGAGCAGCGAAAAAGCAAAGTATTATTGAAAAGTTACGTAAATTCTTTGAGAAGTATTTAAGATTGGTCTAGTCTATATCGTGTGATGAAGGAGCATTTTGAATCGGTAAAATTATTGAACATGATTTACTTCCAAAACAAAAACCAAGAAGAAGCAACTTAAAAGTAAAAGTTGATTTTATCCAATTATGTAACTTAGCTATATAATGAATTATCAAAAATTGGTATTATTCAGCATCTAAAAGATACCTCATAGCTTACTGTGGAGGACATGTTGCAAATTCTTACAATTGCATATAACCTAGAAAATTTTTATTTTACCGTTTACATCACTCTCCCTTCTAAAAATGGATATAAGAAAAGCGCCTATCTTGCGATAGATGCTTTTCAAACAAGGTTTTATTTAATTTTAAAACGCAAACTTGAAATAATGGTATTATTGGCGGTTTGTTGTTTCAAGTTCCTTTGCGCAGAATATCCAGATATGCTTCATATGCAAGGGTATGGTTTCTGCTGGTCTTGGATGTTTGAACGAGAATACCTGCATCGACTAAGCGGGAAACAGCACTTGAGAACGTGTTGAAAGCGATATCTAAAGCCTCTGCAGTTTTTCGGATCTCTATAATGGGATTGGTTTCCAAGTAGTTGAAAACAAGCATTGCATTTTTTGCTGAGCGGCCCATTTTTGATATTACATCCACATTTGCATCGTGCAGGACAATCAGTTCATCGATTGTGTTAGTAGCATCTTCGGCAGACTCCATGATAGCCTGCAAAAAGAATTTTATCCACTGTTCGTAATTGCCTTTTTCTCTTACTTCAGTCAAGCGGTCGTAATATTCCACACGGTTTTTCTTCAGGAAATACGAAATATACAGCGCCGGAGTAGTCAGAACTTTTTTTCCATCAAGAACAGCGTAATCAGCAAACGTCCAACACGGCCATTTCCATCAAGGAATGAGTGGATGGTCTCGAACTGGTAGTGTATCAAAGCTGCACGAATCAGTGAATCCAAATCGTCATCAGCATTGATGTATTTTTCGAGGTCGGACATTGCATCAATCATATCATCCGGAGACGGAGGAATGTATCTGGCATTTTTTAATGTGCTGCCTTGACCGCCAATCCAGTTCTGCGAATATCTAAAACTCACCGGGGCTTTTTTCCTGACCTCGTACACCTTCCATCAAAACCGCATGGGTTTCTTTGATCAGTCGATTGCACAGTGCGGTCAAGTCCCATAATAGTGGACACAGCACCGTCGATTTTCCCTGTGGTTTTTCTTTGTTTGCTTTTATGTTTCCGCCCAGATCTTTACAGATGAAGATGTTGTCCATCATCCAGCACAGGACTGGATGACCGCCGTGAGCATTTTTCTGCTCCAAGGTCAGCTTCATCAATTTCTTCGTTGGAGGCGACATATCCTTGAAGTCCTGAAAAAGGCACTACCGTGAAGCCCATTCCCTCCAAGTTCTGCACCATCTGCACAACGCCCCAGGGGTCAAAGGCAATTTTGTAATTGGTAAAATAATAGGCGCAATTTTATACCGCGAAGACGGTAGAAGAGGTTATCTCTACCATCTCGCTATTGATAAAGATTACAGAAGAAAAGGAATAGGAACGAAACTGGTAAACTTAGTTTTTGATAATCTAAAGAAAAAAGGCATAATGAAATAACACCTTTATGTTTATGATGAAAATCAATTGGGTAAAACATTTTGGGAAAGAACTGGTTGGTACAAAATAGATGAATTGCTAATCTATTCGAACGATATAAAATAAATATAAAGGTAACTTTGGTTTTTATATGTCCATTTCTATTGTCTATAAGAAGAAAGGTATTTCTCTCTTAAAATGGAAGAATCTTCTGATGATATTTCAGATATTTTTAAACCGCTCTTTAATGCCTCTAAAAAAATTTGAGCAGTTTTTTCGCATATTAATGAAGCTATTAGTGCTTCAGACCAAGTTTCACCAACAGTTATTAATCCATGATTTTTTAGAATGACCGCATTATTGCTTCCTAAAGCGGAAACACTGTTTTCCCCTAATCTCTTTGTTCCAGGCAATGCATATTCCGCAACGTTTATTTTACTT is a genomic window of Petrotoga sp. 9PW.55.5.1 containing:
- a CDS encoding type I restriction endonuclease subunit R yields the protein MSIYNIVTSTDEATVVAEYAAEYAVRSKNYQSEADMERDLIDLLESQGYKYLPIHKEADLVDNLQKQLELLNGFKFTDSEWNSFYTKCIANSNEGIIEKTRKIQDDYIQILRRDDGSTKNIYLLDKKNIHNNRLQVINQYEESKGTYGTRYDVTILVNGLPLVHVELKRRGVAIREAFNQINRYQRDSFWAGSGLFEYVQIFVISNGTHTKYYSNTTRNNHIRELNNSQSKRSKKTSHSFEFTSFWADANNKTIPDLVDFTRTFFSKHTLLNVLTKYCVFTSEELLLVMRPYQIAAAERILSRIVLSNNYKKTGTTAAGGYIWHTTGSGKTLTSFKTAQLVSNLSFVDKVLFVVDRKDLDYQTMKEYDRFQKGAANGNNSTRVLQRQLEDKDEKGNPHEYKIIVTTIQKLDIFIRKNKQHDVYKKHVVMIFDECHRSQFGSMHQAITKSFKNYHIFGFTGTPIFATNSNSGGNPLFRTTEQAFGEKLHTYTIVDAINDRNVLPFRIDFINTIKMPEQIQDKKVYNIDREKALADPQRISEIVSYVLEHFDQKTKRSSFYTISAKWEETDKQNPKKRVEKRETRLVAGFNSIFAAASIPMAIKYYNEFKNQIKEKNRNLIIATIFSFSPNEEEPGGLLPDEDFNMGNLDQSSRDFLESAIKDYNTTFNTNYDTSADKFQNYYKDLSLRTKNREIDILIVVNMFLTGFDATTLNTLWVDKNLRQHGLIQAFSRTNRILNSVKTYGNIVCFRDLKEETDKALALFGNKDAKSIVLLKTYHDYYNGYDEKGEHKPGYKELIETLTTQYPLGQTITGEDAQKEFIRLYGAILRLKNILTAFDDFEGNEILPERDFQDYQSTYIDLYQEYRKGTDSDKETINDDIVFEIELIRQIEVNIDYILMLVAKYQESNCKDKTILTTIDKAINSSIELRSKKELIEDFIKQVNVTTKVDEEWQKFLYKRKEEDITAIIEEEKLKPEETRRFVDNAFRDGMLKTTGTAIDKIMPPVSLFSGDRAAKKQSIIEKLRKFFEKYLRLV
- a CDS encoding GNAT family N-acetyltransferase, which codes for MLYREDGRRGYLYHLAIDKDYRRKGIGTKLVNLVFDNLKKKGIMK